Within Vicia villosa cultivar HV-30 ecotype Madison, WI linkage group LG1, Vvil1.0, whole genome shotgun sequence, the genomic segment tttaatttgtgtatcttttgtatatatttattaactatctttatatatttatttattatttatatcgacttagcgtgacccgtgcgaacgcacgggtcctttactagttcttaaatgaaatttcaaattttaagttTTGTTGAGATGTGATTAAGAGTGAAGCAAAGTTGACATGTGGCAAAACTTGACAGTTCATTGATATTATTTATGGTCTTACACAATCCACCACAACTATCATCCTAATTtaatttttgatatttatttatttttggtcaATAAAtactaaattatttattaaataaaattattatgttaTGAATCTAGACTTTGTCACAACTTATGTAAGTATTTATCAAATGCAAGAAAACATGATTCATTTACCAAATTTAAAGTTTGTTTTCTTTAGATATTAGACTTGCTTGTTATAGATAAGGGTGAGAATAAGTCAGAATAATTAATACGAACCTACTATTTAGTCTATACAAGTTTAAGTTAGagtagcttttttttttttaattataatttttttttgacttCTTATAAATCTAATTAGTTAAAAATATCACGCCACATGTCATAAAATAGTCTTTTAAACCTAGACCAtcctatttatataattataaataattttattaatattattatttcatagtatttaattttttaattaaaatataaaagttaaactTAATTGTCATaaaaaacttatgaaaataaattaaaaaaattctatgaacaatatcataaattattttaataaattcgcTCAAACTAAATAAATAGTATCACAAAACTTATGTTATTAAGTAAATTTGGATAAGTAATAAGTAGTTAGTCTCGtggattttttaatttgttaattcatttaaatattagttgaattacttatttacaaatgttcaaataaaatagatttttatgTAGGCCAATAGACTAATTAACCATTCAAAAAGGTCAGACtcaaacttaaaaataaatttatgatacgTCACATGTCAGATTTAGGCTTTAAAATTTTAGTAGGTCAAAATCTAACTTGTCAAAGCTTAACTCGgtccagcctatttccacccttagttttagattaaaaaaaataaaatttgtttgtatttaattttttttatgaattctttcttaaatatagtaaaaaaaattaaaacttatttgttataaattaaaaaagtaatttttatatctagtaatttaaatatttattattaaatttttttaaattataaaaatttatataattttttagaaGATACgtcttaatttttttatcataaaaacaattttatataaataactttttgaaaatttattatttaaaaaattcataacaaaAAAGAGTCTTAGATAAGTTTTTATGAGATTCTATTTTAATCAGTTTATTATTTAAAACACCTTTtaagcaaattataaaaaataataaaatattttatttatttaaaaaatattttatttcattattcacTATTGTATTGTTGATAAAAAAGAGAGGGTATAAGAGATGATATCAAGACCAAAATAATTGTTGTATAGCTGGATAATACTGAGTAACCATTATTGCTCTACATacctcaaataaaaatattatacatACTTGTTGAAACTTTTTTATAAGaccattttaatattattaattataaatgttaGTTATTGATATAATtacaattaattttatattgaatATCTATAACTAAATAATTAGAGCAACAGAATTGTCAATAGAGAAAGTGTTATAGAATTAAAGGTGAAAATGATTCTCTATTGTTCaaagtataataaaataaatatttggtGGAGAATGGGGATTTATAAATGGGGAGTAGCCTAGAATCTAGATATGGCACATTAATTAAGTTCCGGAGGGATTCTTGGTGTGAGGAACTTCTATTATATGATGTTCATCAAAGAATGATGAAatcattcaatttaatggtaatGTTGTTAGATTGATTTTAATCCTCATTTTTTATCTTCATGTTAGGATGTACACAACTTTAGATCTCGTGTTCATGGATACATTAAGCTAGGTAACACTATATGTCCATATTCAGAGCGAGTGGGATTTAGACAAGTTATCGATATTATCTCGTATGGTATTCATAGTAAATTTATCTTAGCTCTCGCGGAAAGATAAAGATCTGAGACACGCGTTATATCTTTCAACAAGAGAATGCACCACTAACATTACAATAGTTTGAAAAAAGATTTGTAAACCTCATTCTCAAGGTGACTTAGGTCTACGGACCCTAATTTTCTTAAGTGAAGCCTAATCTTTTCTTGGGGTTCCGAGCTGAACGATCTTACGTAGGGATTCATGTTGAGACTCCTTTTTAAAAGGCGCCTCCTTTAGTTGGACAGGGTGTTAAAGTACTCCGTTTTGAATTTGTTTGCTGATATGTAGTTGGGAGGTCGGTTGCTCCGACCTCTTATGAAAGGATGGAGGTTTCCCTTTCCGTCTAATCTTTCCTTTGGGACAATGATACTATTCGGGAGTTTGGGATTACGGTTGATTAATTCCTTTCTCAAACAGAATTCGGGGGTGCCTTCTCTTTGATTGTTCTGCCGACAAACTCCTCCATTTTCGTTACTCTGACTGTATTCGGGTCTGAAGCCTTACCCTTCTTGATATACTTCCCTAGGATAGTAGTGATAGGATAGTTCATTAACCTGTTCCCCCACGGGAAATATGCAGTTGAATCGATCGACTTCATTCATGTCTGCTAGAACTGGTTTGGGGGGGTTAGGTGTAGGTCCAAGATCCTTTTGTATCCATAATGGGCATCCTGTCATTCATTATGCGCTCGATGTTAACTATGAACTTTTGGTATCTTCGATGTCACCCCGATAAGTATCCTGACATCGGTGTGAAGTACGAGTGACGTTAGGTTGGAGGTTGGATCGCATGTTTCTGACCTAACCTTCATGGAATATGCCTTTTGGTCCAGGCTAAAACCTAAATCAGGATTTGAGGTCCCTTCTTTTCCTCCTTTGTGGGATTCTCGAAAGAAACTGAGACCTGAGTATCAAGAAACCAAAGCTGAAACGATGATTAACCAAATCGTCTGTGATAAATTTCAGTGTTTGCTTCTAAGCACTCCTTGATTATGATATCTAGAGAGGTTGTGAATAGTAAAGATGGAGAATGACTAGGAAGCGATTGTGGTTTTTTTGAAGATGAATAAATGGAAATCTGACTCCCTCTTTTACTTTAGTGACATAATGAGGCTACGAACtcgtaaatcaaatatttggatCTCAACCACAAGAATTCATATCCATAATTTATGAACTTGTTTAATGGTGTTAGCGAAAAGAACATGATTTTCGCAGAAATCGTAAGAATCAAAAGTCATTCCCCAAAATCGGCGCCACTGTTCCGTTCGAAAAACCAGAAATGGAGACAGTTGAAGAATGATGATCTTGTACGGTGACTTTGATCTCCTTTATAATGGTGTGGGGTGGACCTATGCGGGGTGGCTTTGATTttctttatatttaatatatgacAGACATATCTTCTTCAGGCGGAACTAGTATCTTTGTCGCCAACAAATCTTCCTGCTATAGTATTGAGTGTGTCGCGTACAACATTGTCGCCCTCTactttgaattctttcttttcctttctaGTTGGCCCCATTTAACCTAAAGAGGAGTCGCCTTTAACGTATTTCTTAAGGTGACCTTTCTTGGATCAGAAACTTTATCTCCTTCTTGATCAAGTAGTAGTCTTCTGTGTGGTGTCTTTTAACCTTGTGAAACTTACTCCATCTTCCCGGTTCAAGtccttgtcataccctaaaatttgccctcttcattTCATCTCCAATAACTCAAGGATCAAAGGTTTTCTCAAAAGCACCCTCTcctattcaaaattagggtttgcattttatcaaagtagtttgaatctctaaagcctcaaatggatctcaaggtatctcatatgtctcaaagcacctccatgtcaaaagtcaagcttctattccaaggattgctcactcgatggctcagatgatcaataatcgactatgttgacctaaaagtcaactatggtcaaaatacagtcaaacttcaagacttttggtcaacatcaagtatttgaggttatatcaatcatttgatcaaaggttgatcataactcattaataaaaactcagaaatgaacaaagtcaaaaggttcaaattagggttagaaaagtaaactcaactttgactgaccataactttcacatggagtgtcaaaaatttccaaaccaaagcctattctgaaggaaattggattctctacaactttttctctcacaagccaaggccagaaatgcttcatttgggagatatagtgcaaaagattacaggtcctccagaaaggtcaacaaaaacaccttttgggtcaaagctcataatttgaacatggaagcttcaatcgagatgaaaccaaaaaagtcatttagaggactctttgagctctctaaaaagtccaagaacatccCAAAGTgataaaaattgagcaagatacaagtCGCAGAAGTTGATCATTTTTGAAGAAAGTGCATAAAGAGAAATGTTTGCCAAAATCAGTtttcttccaaatgggcctaagttcTTTTGTTCTAAACTTATTCATAAGCCCATCCATGACCTCTACATTCAAGAGCACACCccctttgttatttattttatttattttggaattattttcattaaaatacaaattaaaataaataaaatgtagaAACAAGGAATAAGTATATATGGGTTTTGTTTTCACTTGTCTAGAGGTCCAAGATAGCCCGTAATATATGTCAAATTCGTGCACAAGCTTCAAGGGGGAAAGAAAGAgcaattttggaaagatttgcacttgattttcaatcaaatatgtTTGAGTGAATATCTTGATTTCTTTCCAATTTCATTAACCCTAAATCTCCTCACCTATATAAGCATAACAATTCAGAACGAAAGGGGGGGTTTTTGGACAGCAAGAGCACTAGGTTTTACGTCTCCAAATTTCCAAGGGAGCTTGCACCATCGAGTTGCAACTTGCAGCcctttttcagaattttcaaacatCAAATATTGCTTCTGAGGTGCCATAGGGTAAACATGGATCAAGAAACACTCTTCCTAGCATCTGAAACGCGTGGTTCGTATTCATCACTCATACTCACATTTTAGATCGTATACTTTTCATGTTATTTCGTTTTCCTACGAACTAATGTTCTTTTTGAGTTCATGGCCACGTATAGAGAAGGTTTGAACCCCTGGTGATGAGTTCTAACGCATGGAACGCAaggtgccatggttagggcaccgAGTTCATGGCTGTTCGTATTGACGTTTGCAGGCGCTTTTAAGCAAAACGGACATCGCCATTGGATTCCTAGTGTCCAAAATAGGTGATCTGGGCTGTTTGTTTCTTTGGTAATGTGTTTTTTCGCAGGGTTGGATTTAGCTAGGAAGACTGTGTGATGAACTCGTAGCAAATTCATAAGAAAACCGCAGCAAATCTGGGCTTCAtgtttgaggaagatgaagactTGAAAGTGGGACCGGTGACCCATGGCGTGGCGAACCGTCATTCGCTCGTGAGAATTTCTGAAACCAGGGACCACGCGCGCCGCTTTCCGATTGAACGGTCAACACTCAATGGATCTCTCCCCCCCTCTCATTCGTCCGTCCAGTGTTTAGTGGGCCCAGGTTTTGACTCATTCAATTcactcttatttttattttatatattttatacggATGGAAAGAATATCAGAAAAGAAGTGTGGTTCATTGGCCAAGGGAAACAGAGGGTGAGTTtcaagacctgggttcgaacccaggctccCACCACTATTTTTCTTGCCTTTTCATGCTTCCTAATCCAGCGCGTAGTACCTATGGAACCCCACCATACACCCTCAATTACCACCGTCAGATCTCCTACAATTCTGATCTAACGTACCAAGGATTGGAGGCACACCATGCACCATCAGGAGTCACGCATACAGGAGTGCCTACcaggttttcttttattttatatatatatatatatatatatatatatatatatatatatatatatatatatatatatatatatatatatatatatatatatatatatatatatatatatatatatatataatttatatgttatttaattgtttaattatcttaatatattaatatatatgatgatttaatttttaaattaggattagatgtGAATTAGGATTAGGGCCATAACTATATTCCCGATTATTCAACTACTTcgattaatttgtttaattagcgttaataattataaatcataaaaaccctacttcgattaatttgtttaattagcgttaataattataaatcataaaaaccctagagAGATTTATCCAATgcgttagggtttgcccaatcccactggccatttggccaagtattaggatttaatttattatccgtttcgattaaatctattggtcgcgatgggtaataatcaaccaattaattaaatataattcaaataaacttattttgctaaatggttttaaccaaatctattggttatgatgattagcattcctttatcaattcgttattatttgtaatcaaagctattgattatgagggataacgataaaattaaataattaaaacacatcaatttgctaacggtgataatcgaatcaatcgattagaataattagcaatgcttttattaatctgttaattatggtgatcaaacctattgatcatcgcgattaatagtacaaattaaaatcagggttgtacgccatttaaaatacttttcatctcttcaatactgcgattttcaaaacaactacgataaggtaattcaaaataccttgcgaacttcgcatttcaaaactacgataaggcaactcaaaaagccttcaaaccacttcatatcaaatcctaaggcgtacaaccctgtgccccgaactacgttgactctgattctccataaggagatatgtaggcacttggcaacaaggcgagttcccttccccaaaatcctaattaggttcgaatcttacagttcacccttttcatttccttagctattaaccttaataaaTTTAGTCATAAATCTTTGCTttaactcaaaaccttaggaaagggttaagggtgcctaacaccttcccttgacctgattataataatcttaccccgatctcttaactgcatagggtttcctattcgccctggtagaataggtggcgactctaaatctttaatttttagggcaggttgctacagtccTAACATTTGATTTTTGAGCTGGAGGCGTAAAGACATCATGTAGGTGAAGAACTTCCCGCCAGATTTGTTCATGGCGAGTGTTCAGAGGCGTGAAACCTTCCACTACTTTTCCACCTCGCTTGAATGTCTTTTTGTCCATGATAGGTGAGGTATTGTTGTTCTTCCGTGAGTGTTGCGGGCCTTCATTGTTTGGAACACACTCCTTTATGCCACAAGACTTCTTCTCGTTGTTACTATCCTCACCCTTTATAGTATTCTGCCCATGTGACCACATGGACTAACAAAGATGATGGCCTTTGGACGAGGGGACTCACTAAAGTGCAGTTACTTTAAGGCAATTCTTGAATGCTCCTATGAAAATTTCTTGTTTCAGGTGGACGACACTTATGGTGGCCTCATTGAAACGTGCGAGGTATTCCCTTACTGACTCTGACAGGCGTTAGCGAATGTTAAACAGACTGATGGTGGACATCTTTCTATGTTGTTTGGATGTTAAACAGACTGATGGTATTCCCTTACTGACCATGATGTTGGACAAAATGTCTTAACATGTTGGTATGACATCGTAGAATGACTTGTTTCTATATTTGGAAGATTTGTTTCAAGATTCTCAAAAGATTTGTTTTGCGTTTACTACGATCCAAGAAGCGTGTATGAAGATTTGATTCTCTAAAGATTTGTTTCAAGCTAAGATATCTATAGATTTGTTTCACAAAATTGGATGTCAAAACATTTAAGGAAACATTTGATTATGTTCGTATAATTATGTAAAAGATTGTGCAGTAGTCTGGGTTGGATTTGCTGATTGTTTAGCCCAAAATCCTTGATATTCTAAGGCTATTTAAAGGAAGACTCAAAACCTAAAGAAGGAACTAATCTGAATTTGTGATAGTGTTTATTAGGGTTTAGTCTATTCATTATTATTTGTGAGCAACACTCGTATCACTTAGATGCTTGAACTAAATTGAGTATTTGAGTTATTATGGTGAAtcactcataagcttttaagcaagagtggattttgtttCATTGTAGAGTGTCTCTTATTTGGTTGTTATCCTTGTTATTATTGTGAATCACTATTATAATGGATTTCCTTTTTGGCTTTgatgcccccagatgtaggtgacgttgcaccgaactgggttaacagtTGACTTGAGTTATTTACTTCCTGCAACTTACCTTAAAGTGTTAATTGTTATTAGTGTTATTACGATGTCGTGACATTGCATTCGACTTTCTGGAAGTCCTGACATCATATACGACATGTGGTTTTTAAGTGCCAGAATTTCACTATATACCATTGAAAGGTTGCATCCTTAAAAGTGTCAGACAAAAGCTTGCATTTCAGAGAGTTGGACGCTCTGATGATGACTATCTGTGTGTAGATAGAGGTGACACGATCATGAGGATCGCTACACCCCTCTTACTTTGCAAAGGATGAAGGCTTAAAAACTTCTAGAACAGGTGTTTCCCATATCTTTTCTAAAAGTGGCTAGGCGTCCATCAATTCCATCTCCTCTGTGGGGGTAGTGTCCTGTTGGCATTATTGGATGTTGAGGACATTGTCCTTCAAGCTCTTATTTTGGCGGCGAAGTTCGTTTATGGCGGCGCATATCTTTGATATGACGTTGGGATCACTGGTATCTCCAGTACTCTCCTGTGTGGGAGATTGTGTCTTCTTAGCAACCATGCTTGGGAATAGCTAGGTCTAGGAGTGGAGGTTTTGGTGAGTATCAAAATGGTGGTGATAATGGAAGGCATGATTCAAGTTAATTTTATCGGGGCTTCACGGTGGACGCCATTGTACATGCTAAAAAGTTCAGATGCGAGGCACCCCTATGCAGGTAAGGGTGACCAAAAGCTTTAAGGATTCTCGGTGATATATAGAAAGCTCACAGTTGTGAGATACCCTGCTTTAAAGGTGTTTTCAATGTGAAGGGAGTAAGTTCACGTAAGGGGGAAAAGCGttgtatttttgggatttttcatGTGTATTTTGAATGCTCCTCCTCAACTCAAGagttgaggtatttatagaggtcCTTGGGCCTGATTTCGAAGACCCCTAAAAAATAGTAACCACTCGATTTTGGGAATCGTGACCGAGACTTCTTGCACATGCGGTTAAATAAATATACACGTCATCGTCCACGTTTCCCATCAGAGCTGCCTTCTAGTACGTGGAGGTTAGAACTTTGGCGACATGCTTTAGTGTGGGCACTTGACGAGGACAAGTCATTATTATGGACTTTTACACATATATGACTACATAATAttacatatttttgtttaaaaaattacaactttaaaaaaaaagtttaaataaaaaatagtttaaataattttgtttaaaatgttattttaaataagtttttataaaaattatttttaaaatatatatatatttttatattatgtaattttgattatgttttaataattaataataaaatttaattgatatGCATTGACGgtgtaaaaaaattttacactatcaattaAACTTTGAGAAAagaggtgatgcactgacagtgtaaaatatttttacactgtcaaccaatcaccacccatgtatccaattaaatcatttttttatttaaaaaaaacttaatgacatgacacatttatgattttctattggatgacagtgtaaaattattttacactgtcagtgcactaccttttaactcttaaaCTTTTAGtaatgtttgacttttattttagtaatttattaaatattctcTTTAAATAATAGTTGTGATGTAGTGACTGTGTTAAAAAATTTATTCACAGTACATAAAACAATTAATcttttattaaaatacatttatgttTATATTACTGAGTATCATAATTAATGTTTTAACTTTAAAAACAAtaagttaaaattaattttactatttaaaaaagttataatttaaaaaaaaaaaaaattttaagatttgatttgattgaaCATGTCAacgaaaaaaacaaatttattgaTGTGGTGACGAATAGGATTTATACCCTCACACCTTTTCATCCCTTCTCATTCATTCTCTCTCAAAATTCCCCTTTTTCCACTCTCTTCTTCCTCTTTCACTCTCTCTCAACAACACCATCATCACCATAGGTACTCACCATCATATTCAACTCTCTTTCTAACCATATACGAACCTATCCTTCATAATTCTAATATTTTCAATTAACCCTTCATTAATTCCCTAATTATCGATTCAATTAATACTCAAACCATGAATTATCGAAATTAATCTGATTCAATTTTGGATTTTATCTGTTTGATCATGTTACTCAGAACCCTAAATTGATAGAAATATTAAAACTGAGTTGTTTTATGATTGATcattattatatatgtattgctTTTTGTAATTTGCATCATCATGCTTTTTGTTATGAATTGTTCAATCTGAATATGATTATTACAATTGAATTTTATGATCCCTTATAAGCAATAGCAATCCAATTAAGAAGGAATTTGGAAGAGATTATAATATACCTATAAACTGTTTTCTGCAGATAGCATGATATCAAAAAGAGGCATTAATGGGATGGAAGTCCCTAAAAAAAGGACTGGCCTTGTGTTTAGAGAGACTGCTACTGCCACTGCTAATACCAGAGACGATAAAAATCGCGCCCGAGCGGGATGCAGTAATGCACCCAACCCTCCTGTTCAGAAAAGGTCTTCTGAAAAAGCTAAAGTTTTGAGGCCATCGACGCTGTCATCTTCGAGTCGCAAGGAGGTAGTTGGTAGTTCTCGGAGCCGTAGAACATATGCTAACCCGGTTAAACCACTAAATGAGCCTCGGAGAATATTATCTTCGGGTGGTCTTCCAGCTGAAGAGAAAGGTAGAGAGTGTACTAATGTGATTAGGACGGCAGTAGGAAAATCTGGTGCAGTATCAAATTTAAGATCTCAGAGGAATTTCAATCAAAGACCTGGATTGCGTCAACGAGAAACTGAAAGCATTGGTCCGGCTACACGAGCAGTTTCTAGCAAGTATGGATTGAGGAACCTCAGATGCAGCACTTTAACTGATGCCATCCCTTCCTCCTGCTCATCATCAGATTCTAGTTCTACCCTTAATAGAAGTAAGACTATTGTGACAAAAATGAGAAGCTCTGGAGGAGAAAGTAGCTCCACTCTTAAAGGGAAGAAGGTGACCGGGTCTTCATTGGAAAGTAGCTCCACTCTTAAAGGGAAGAAGGTGACCGGGTCTTCATTGGAAAGATTGAATTCTGGCACCAGAAATGGCAGACCTAGTTCTGATACAAGAGGGTCTAGAAATATTCCTCCTCTGAGGGACAATAGCAGAGCATCGGTTAGAACTGAAAGAACGGTTAGTGGTTATGCCAGGGGAAGATTTTCTAACCAAGGAAATGAGAACTCAAAAGAAAACAATGGGGGCAATAGCAGAGCATCAGTGAAAACTGAAAGAACGGTTAGTGGTTATGGCAGGGGAAGATTTTCTAAACAAGGAAATGAAAactcaaaagaaaagaatgagtCCCGTGATGTGTTGCCTAATTCTCCTCATTCTATTGATATTAACTCTCCTGTCACCGAGGAGTTTCGTGGTGTTATGCCTATGTCTCATGAAGAACACGGTACCCGTCATTCTCTAATAATTCAGGATGGCTTTCGGCGGCGCCACAATATGGATGGTATTTCTGAGGTAACTTTTGATGTAACAAAGGAGTGTATGTTTATTATTATGGTCTTTAATGAGAGCTTAAAATGTAATTACTGTTTTATTATTGGATGTAGGTATTATTGGCACTTGAGAGAATGGAACAAAATGAAGAGTTGACTCATGAGGTAAttgtagataaataaataaaattaacttgACTTAATTGGctagttatttaattttttaatttgtatgTTTGCAGCAAATTGATTTACTAGAGACCAACTCTCTTCTTGATGGACTTAGCTTCTATGATACTCATAGAGACATGCGGCTGGATATTGATGACAT encodes:
- the LOC131644867 gene encoding uncharacterized protein LOC131644867 isoform X1 — protein: MISKRGINGMEVPKKRTGLVFRETATATANTRDDKNRARAGCSNAPNPPVQKRSSEKAKVLRPSTLSSSSRKEVVGSSRSRRTYANPVKPLNEPRRILSSGGLPAEEKGRECTNVIRTAVGKSGAVSNLRSQRNFNQRPGLRQRETESIGPATRAVSSKYGLRNLRCSTLTDAIPSSCSSSDSSSTLNRSKTIVTKMRSSGGESSSTLKGKKVTGSSLESSSTLKGKKVTGSSLERLNSGTRNGRPSSDTRGSRNIPPLRDNSRASVRTERTVSGYARGRFSNQGNENSKENNGGNSRASVKTERTVSGYGRGRFSKQGNENSKEKNESRDVLPNSPHSIDINSPVTEEFRGVMPMSHEEHGTRHSLIIQDGFRRRHNMDGISEVLLALERMEQNEELTHEQIDLLETNSLLDGLSFYDTHRDMRLDIDDMSYEELLALEERMGTVSTALSEEALSNSLKKSVYESTPSDDAADCVDEDNNEIKCCICQEEYVVGDEIGRLQCTHKYHVDCIQEWLRLKNWCPMCKESAALSNSSSSSSH
- the LOC131644867 gene encoding uncharacterized protein LOC131644867 isoform X2, producing MISKRGINGMEVPKKRTGLVFRETATATANTRDDKNRARAGCSNAPNPPVQKRSSEKAKVLRPSTLSSSSRKEVVGSSRSRRTYANPVKPLNEPRRILSSGGLPAEEKGRECTNVIRTAVGKSGAVSNLRSQRNFNQRPGLRQRETESIGPATRAVSSKYGLRNLRCSTLTDAIPSSCSSSDSSSTLNRSKTIVTKMRSSGGESSSTLKGKKVTGSSLERLNSGTRNGRPSSDTRGSRNIPPLRDNSRASVRTERTVSGYARGRFSNQGNENSKENNGGNSRASVKTERTVSGYGRGRFSKQGNENSKEKNESRDVLPNSPHSIDINSPVTEEFRGVMPMSHEEHGTRHSLIIQDGFRRRHNMDGISEVLLALERMEQNEELTHEQIDLLETNSLLDGLSFYDTHRDMRLDIDDMSYEELLALEERMGTVSTALSEEALSNSLKKSVYESTPSDDAADCVDEDNNEIKCCICQEEYVVGDEIGRLQCTHKYHVDCIQEWLRLKNWCPMCKESAALSNSSSSSSH